The following are encoded together in the Xanthobacter autotrophicus Py2 genome:
- a CDS encoding histidine biosynthesis protein (PFAM: histidine biosynthesis protein~KEGG: gbe:GbCGDNIH1_0769 phosphoribosylformimino-5-aminoimidazole carboxamide isomerase family protein) produces the protein MQLIPVVDLKGGYVVHARRGERDSYRPIHTPLAATSAPLDVVAGLLALAPFRTLYVADLDAIAGKGSHGAVIDGLRAAFPRLDLWVDAGEARADQVHARAAQGRGFCVIGTETLPDVAAAKDVLAAGDVILSLDHDAAGPRGPVSVHEDPALWPERVIVMTLARVGSGEGPDLAALERTAARADGIGRHPSLYAAGGVRGPEDLDRLAAMGTAGVLVASALHDGRIGPDTARRWA, from the coding sequence TACGTCGTTCACGCCCGGCGTGGCGAACGCGATTCATATCGTCCCATCCACACCCCGCTGGCCGCCACCAGCGCCCCGCTCGACGTGGTGGCCGGCCTCCTAGCCCTGGCCCCGTTCCGCACGCTCTATGTGGCGGACCTCGACGCCATCGCAGGTAAAGGCAGCCATGGCGCAGTCATTGATGGGCTGAGAGCTGCATTTCCCCGGCTCGACCTGTGGGTCGATGCCGGCGAGGCGCGTGCGGACCAGGTGCATGCACGCGCGGCGCAGGGGCGCGGATTCTGCGTCATCGGCACCGAAACGCTTCCAGATGTCGCAGCGGCAAAAGATGTGCTGGCCGCCGGGGACGTCATTCTTTCCCTCGACCACGATGCGGCAGGTCCGCGTGGACCTGTCTCGGTGCACGAGGATCCGGCCTTGTGGCCCGAGCGGGTGATCGTGATGACGCTGGCGCGCGTGGGCAGTGGGGAGGGGCCGGACCTCGCAGCCCTGGAGCGGACCGCGGCTCGTGCTGACGGCATCGGCCGGCACCCGTCCCTGTATGCGGCCGGGGGCGTCAGGGGCCCGGAAGACCTCGATCGGCTTGCGGCCATGGGCACCGCCGGTGTGCTCGTGGCGAGCGCCCTGCACGACGGCCGAATCGGGCCGGACACTGCTCGCCGGTGGGCCTGA
- a CDS encoding outer membrane autotransporter barrel domain (TIGRFAM: outer membrane autotransporter barrel domain~PFAM: Autotransporter beta- domain protein~KEGG: pfo:Pfl_5637 outer membrane autotransporter barrel): MPALYASSSRLVLSLFLVGMAAPALAASFTVPPAAGQQSVSGSDTGTIDEGATLAGGGSSAIQWSAAATANPGVVIINNGTITSNTRTIDTASNVTGAFTLTNNGSIISKDDAFRINGALANGTVTITNSGTISSQTGQGFDFDKATATTAKVSVDNSGTISSAGSDAIRLGGGTIDITNSGTIETTSSGKRAIKFDTAANFDTLQSFTLTNKLGGVVAGTDDGIKISSTVGSTAAPVIKIDNAGTIKSTIDGQGIDLGGIYSTAATITITNRSTGLITAADNDGIQGTNGLTIDNYGTISSYYAAGTADTQNNSAIKVDGDDIAKAITITVNNYEGGLISGAYHGIKGSGASDTLIVTNSGTIEGRNGSGVNSNGTGTLTNYGTITGTYDPAASFGDGDGVDFDHAGTVYNYGTIKGLGSKGIKPGEEKPSTSEGIAIGGGTIVNGDATHTSALISGANNGILADDSNSGDAYAAMSVTNYGTIQGLDGYGIRYVNSGVDSSKSLTIVNYGTISGTTYAVEMGGGNDLFVYHTGSKVTGIVDAEGGTDTLQLGALGDNVTFDASLIGDAATYRHFERVTAEAQTQTTLTGTSTFAGDLVFDQSALALDNASLAKASLILSGNETNAGVLTGNGTLGSLAASGTVFLSPGTSAAPYGTLAVTGNATLAGTYLVDVAQNGKTDLITVGGTATIAEGAQVAMYGALAWSRIYTIVSSDTQVSGTFAGLTVANPINYLFVTPELSYDDTRVTLALERTGVAFASYALTRNQLSVAGALERIGGSDKARSSTLYGDFATQVAGDNPSLALAQLSGDIHATLPGQIATENMLVNDLILGRLRQADYAGAKGSTAALGAGGPARAYAEPSSPGASAFKAIKAPTDAPVWTGWAQGYGQWLSTDSNGNAAAADTNLGGVLLGGDVSLANTVFGLAAGYSSASTSTDFASADTETWRIAAYGGARFDAIKLRAGASYGWSSIDTSRFVALTGEAPRASYDGTAGNLFAEAGYTVALGGVAFEPFAGIGWTSVNLGSFAETNAPVAGLASEGTSFDTAYTTLGLRLATTFAVGSGIAVTPHASAGWRHAFGDVVPEAAVAFVNTGTVFGVEGLPIAQDSLVGSLGIDLAFATGVTLTLAYDGMAGDGASYNAGKAALAVKF, translated from the coding sequence ATGCCCGCGCTGTACGCCTCGTCGAGCCGCCTCGTCCTCTCCCTGTTCCTGGTCGGCATGGCGGCGCCCGCGCTCGCGGCCTCCTTCACCGTGCCGCCCGCCGCTGGGCAGCAGAGCGTGTCCGGCAGCGACACCGGCACCATCGACGAGGGCGCGACGCTCGCGGGCGGGGGCTCCTCGGCCATTCAGTGGAGCGCGGCGGCCACCGCCAACCCCGGTGTTGTCATCATCAACAACGGCACCATCACCTCGAACACCCGCACCATCGATACGGCGAGCAACGTCACCGGCGCCTTCACGCTGACGAACAACGGCAGCATAATTTCGAAGGACGATGCCTTCCGCATCAACGGCGCGCTGGCGAACGGCACGGTGACCATCACCAATTCCGGCACCATCAGCTCCCAGACCGGGCAGGGGTTCGATTTCGACAAGGCGACGGCGACCACCGCCAAGGTGTCGGTGGACAATTCCGGCACCATCTCCTCTGCCGGCTCCGATGCGATCCGGCTCGGCGGCGGCACCATCGACATCACCAATTCCGGCACCATCGAGACCACGTCGAGCGGCAAGCGCGCCATCAAGTTCGACACCGCGGCCAATTTCGACACGCTCCAGTCGTTCACCCTGACCAACAAACTGGGTGGCGTGGTTGCGGGCACGGACGACGGCATCAAGATAAGCTCGACGGTCGGCAGCACCGCCGCGCCGGTCATCAAGATCGACAATGCCGGCACCATCAAGTCGACCATCGATGGCCAGGGCATCGACCTGGGCGGCATCTATTCCACCGCCGCCACCATCACCATCACCAACCGGTCCACCGGCCTGATCACCGCCGCCGACAATGACGGCATCCAGGGCACGAACGGCCTCACCATCGACAATTACGGGACCATCTCGTCCTATTACGCGGCCGGGACGGCGGACACCCAGAACAACTCGGCCATCAAGGTCGATGGCGACGACATCGCCAAGGCGATTACCATCACGGTGAACAATTACGAGGGCGGCCTGATCTCCGGCGCCTATCACGGCATCAAGGGGTCGGGCGCCAGCGACACGCTCATCGTCACCAATTCGGGGACCATCGAGGGCCGCAACGGCTCGGGCGTGAATTCCAACGGCACCGGCACCCTCACCAATTATGGCACCATCACCGGGACCTATGATCCCGCCGCGAGCTTCGGCGACGGCGACGGCGTGGATTTCGACCATGCCGGGACGGTCTACAACTACGGCACCATCAAGGGTCTCGGCTCCAAGGGCATCAAGCCGGGCGAGGAGAAGCCCAGCACCAGCGAAGGCATCGCCATCGGCGGCGGCACCATCGTCAACGGCGATGCGACCCACACCTCGGCGCTGATCTCCGGCGCCAACAACGGCATCCTCGCCGACGACAGCAACAGCGGCGACGCCTATGCCGCCATGAGCGTCACCAATTACGGCACCATCCAGGGCCTCGACGGCTACGGCATCCGCTATGTGAATTCCGGCGTCGACAGCTCGAAAAGCCTCACCATCGTCAATTACGGCACCATCTCCGGCACCACCTATGCGGTTGAGATGGGCGGCGGCAACGACCTGTTCGTCTACCATACCGGCAGCAAGGTGACCGGCATCGTGGACGCGGAGGGCGGGACGGACACCCTCCAGCTCGGCGCGCTCGGCGACAACGTCACCTTCGACGCCAGCCTTATCGGCGATGCCGCCACCTATCGCCATTTCGAGCGGGTCACCGCCGAGGCGCAGACCCAGACCACCCTCACCGGTACCTCGACTTTCGCCGGGGACCTGGTGTTCGACCAGTCGGCGCTCGCCCTCGACAACGCGTCGCTTGCCAAGGCGAGCCTGATCCTGTCGGGCAATGAGACCAACGCCGGCGTGCTCACCGGTAACGGCACCCTCGGCAGCCTTGCGGCCTCAGGCACGGTCTTCCTCTCCCCCGGCACCAGCGCCGCGCCCTACGGCACCCTCGCGGTGACCGGCAATGCGACGCTGGCCGGCACCTACCTGGTGGACGTGGCGCAGAACGGCAAGACCGACCTCATCACCGTGGGCGGCACTGCCACCATCGCCGAAGGCGCACAGGTGGCGATGTATGGCGCCCTCGCCTGGAGCCGCATCTACACCATCGTGTCGTCCGACACCCAGGTGTCCGGCACCTTCGCCGGGCTGACCGTGGCGAACCCCATCAACTATCTCTTCGTCACCCCGGAGCTGAGCTACGACGATACCCGCGTCACCCTGGCGCTGGAGCGCACCGGCGTGGCCTTCGCCAGCTACGCTTTGACCCGCAACCAGCTCTCGGTAGCCGGCGCGCTGGAGCGCATCGGCGGCAGCGACAAGGCGCGCTCCTCCACCCTCTACGGCGACTTCGCCACCCAGGTAGCGGGCGACAACCCGAGCCTCGCTCTGGCCCAGCTCTCCGGCGATATCCACGCCACCCTGCCGGGACAGATCGCCACCGAGAACATGCTGGTCAACGACCTCATCCTCGGCCGGCTGCGGCAGGCGGATTATGCGGGCGCCAAGGGCAGCACCGCGGCGCTCGGGGCCGGCGGGCCGGCGCGGGCCTATGCCGAACCGTCGTCTCCCGGGGCCAGCGCCTTCAAGGCCATCAAGGCGCCCACCGACGCGCCGGTATGGACCGGCTGGGCCCAGGGCTACGGCCAGTGGCTCTCCACCGATTCCAACGGCAATGCCGCCGCCGCCGACACCAATCTGGGCGGCGTGCTGCTCGGCGGCGACGTGAGCCTTGCCAACACCGTGTTCGGCCTCGCGGCCGGCTATTCCTCCGCCTCCACCAGCACCGACTTCGCCTCGGCGGACACCGAGACCTGGCGCATCGCCGCCTATGGCGGAGCACGCTTCGACGCCATCAAGCTGCGGGCCGGGGCGTCCTACGGCTGGAGCAGCATCGACACCAGCCGCTTCGTCGCCCTCACCGGCGAGGCGCCCAGGGCGAGCTATGACGGCACTGCTGGCAACCTGTTCGCGGAAGCCGGCTATACGGTCGCGCTGGGCGGGGTGGCGTTCGAGCCCTTCGCCGGGATCGGCTGGACCAGCGTGAACCTCGGCAGCTTCGCCGAGACCAACGCCCCAGTGGCGGGCCTTGCCTCCGAGGGCACGTCGTTCGACACCGCCTACACCACGCTGGGCCTGCGCCTCGCCACCACCTTCGCGGTGGGCAGCGGCATCGCCGTGACCCCTCACGCCTCGGCCGGCTGGCGCCATGCGTTCGGCGACGTGGTGCCCGAGGCGGCTGTGGCCTTCGTGAACACCGGCACTGTGTTCGGTGTCGAGGGCCTACCCATCGCGCAGGACAGCCTGGTGGGGAGCCTTGGCATCGACCTCGCCTTCGCCACCGGCGTCACGCTGACCCTCGCCTATGACGGCATGGCCGGCGACGGCGCCAGCTACAACGCCGGCAAGGCCGCGCTGGCGGTGAAGTTCTGA
- a CDS encoding triphosphoribosyl-dephospho-CoA protein (PFAM: triphosphoribosyl-dephospho-CoA protein~KEGG: mpt:Mpe_A2611 ATP:dephospho-CoA triphosphoribosyl transferase) gives MSPTGIARAFETACRAELSALKPGNVHIFAAGHGMEVAQFEHAAAAAAPAVARADLTVGARIEAAVVASLAVAGCNTNLGIILLCVPLAAAAEQGQGDLRAALGAVLDTLDVADAQAAFRAIVAANPGGLGAVPDADVRVSATITLKSAMAMAAGRDSISRQYVTAFEDIFSLGVPALGDSPLARERVEAAYLAFLATFPDSHLARKFGISTAETVQAEAQAVRAQVEGLDGGRRHDLLLAFDSRLKARGLNPGTTADLTVASIFAALLARPQDAD, from the coding sequence ATGTCGCCGACCGGAATCGCCCGCGCCTTCGAGACCGCCTGCCGTGCCGAGCTTTCGGCCCTGAAGCCGGGCAATGTGCACATCTTCGCCGCCGGCCATGGCATGGAGGTGGCCCAGTTCGAGCACGCCGCCGCTGCCGCCGCGCCGGCCGTCGCCCGTGCCGACCTCACGGTGGGCGCACGCATCGAGGCGGCGGTTGTAGCTTCGCTCGCGGTGGCGGGCTGCAACACCAATCTCGGCATCATCCTGCTCTGCGTGCCGCTGGCCGCCGCGGCAGAGCAGGGTCAGGGCGATCTCCGAGCCGCGCTGGGTGCGGTGCTGGACACCCTCGACGTGGCGGATGCGCAGGCGGCGTTCCGGGCTATCGTCGCCGCCAATCCGGGCGGACTGGGCGCCGTGCCGGATGCGGATGTGCGGGTGTCCGCAACCATCACGCTCAAGTCGGCCATGGCGATGGCGGCAGGGCGTGACAGCATTTCCCGGCAATATGTGACGGCATTCGAGGACATCTTCAGCCTCGGCGTGCCGGCGCTCGGGGACAGCCCGCTGGCACGCGAGCGCGTGGAGGCAGCCTATCTCGCCTTCCTCGCCACCTTTCCCGACAGCCACCTCGCCCGCAAGTTCGGCATCTCCACGGCCGAGACCGTGCAGGCGGAAGCGCAGGCGGTGCGGGCGCAGGTGGAGGGGCTCGACGGCGGGAGGCGGCACGACCTGCTTCTGGCCTTCGACAGCCGCCTGAAGGCGCGCGGCCTCAATCCCGGCACCACCGCCGACCTGACGGTAGCGAGCATCTTCGCGGCTTTGCTGGCCCGGCCGCAGGACGCGGACTGA
- a CDS encoding protein of unknown function DUF201 (PFAM: protein of unknown function DUF201~KEGG: gbe:GbCGDNIH1_0774 hypothetical protein), whose protein sequence is MRPAASRENRLGNMDLALIALSARPLAASAARAGFAALSFDLFADLDTCAHSARCVRVHKKNGCAFDGDDLVQALHSLAPAGLPVVLGGGLEHDPALMARIAERNPILGNAPQTVRVLKDPIALAALCAHLGIPHPPITLESPTAEAFAGASVLEKKIGGAGGAHIRRRAAGDLSPPAPGYFLQREVEGQSLSVLLLANGSSARLVGASRQWRAEDPEHPFRYGGAAGPIVLPEAFAAQMQQGALNVALACGLVGLVSVDFMVSDEGWFLVEVNPRLGATLDIFDVDPLPPLMGLHLAACGGRLPDVLPLPSEAHAAGVIYADRDMVVPQEAWPAHVADRPPAGAAVAKGSPLCTVRATGPSVEIAEARLVELIRTLKRELGLEPEPSVVP, encoded by the coding sequence TTGCGCCCGGCTGCGTCGCGGGAGAACAGGCTGGGAAACATGGATCTTGCCCTCATCGCCCTTTCCGCCCGGCCGCTGGCCGCCAGTGCAGCCCGGGCGGGCTTTGCCGCGCTTTCATTCGACCTGTTCGCCGACCTCGACACCTGCGCCCATTCGGCGCGCTGCGTGCGCGTGCACAAGAAGAACGGCTGCGCCTTCGACGGCGACGACCTGGTCCAGGCGCTGCATTCGCTGGCGCCGGCCGGCCTGCCCGTCGTGCTCGGCGGCGGTCTGGAGCATGACCCCGCCCTCATGGCGCGCATCGCCGAGCGCAACCCCATCCTCGGCAACGCTCCGCAGACGGTGCGGGTGCTGAAGGATCCCATCGCCCTCGCGGCGCTGTGCGCGCATCTGGGCATCCCCCATCCGCCGATCACGCTGGAGTCCCCCACCGCCGAGGCCTTCGCCGGCGCGAGCGTGCTGGAAAAGAAGATCGGCGGTGCGGGCGGCGCCCATATCCGCCGACGCGCGGCCGGCGACCTGTCGCCGCCCGCACCCGGCTATTTTCTCCAGCGGGAGGTGGAGGGCCAGTCCCTCTCAGTGCTGCTGCTGGCCAACGGCAGTTCGGCCCGCCTCGTCGGCGCCTCCCGCCAGTGGCGGGCGGAGGATCCCGAGCATCCCTTCCGCTATGGCGGCGCTGCCGGCCCCATCGTGCTGCCGGAGGCGTTCGCCGCCCAGATGCAGCAGGGCGCGCTCAACGTGGCCCTGGCCTGCGGGCTGGTGGGCCTCGTCTCGGTGGACTTCATGGTGTCCGACGAGGGCTGGTTCCTGGTGGAGGTGAACCCGCGGCTCGGCGCCACTCTCGACATTTTCGACGTGGACCCGCTGCCCCCGCTGATGGGTCTGCATCTGGCTGCATGCGGCGGCCGGCTCCCCGATGTCCTGCCCCTGCCGTCGGAAGCCCATGCTGCCGGCGTCATCTATGCCGACCGTGACATGGTGGTGCCGCAGGAGGCCTGGCCCGCCCATGTGGCGGACCGCCCGCCCGCGGGTGCCGCCGTGGCCAAGGGCTCGCCCCTGTGCACGGTGCGCGCCACCGGCCCTTCGGTGGAGATCGCCGAGGCGCGCCTTGTGGAACTGATCCGCACCCTCAAGCGCGAACTCGGGCTCGAGCCCGAACCCAGCGTGGTGCCGTGA
- a CDS encoding beta-ribofuranosylaminobenzene 5'-phosphate synthase family (TIGRFAM: beta-ribofuranosylaminobenzene 5'-phosphate synthase family~PFAM: GHMP kinase; GHMP kinase domain protein~KEGG: mca:MCA2861 kinase, GHMP family, putative): MRAPARLHLGFLDLGGAVGRRFGSLGMAIERPVTEVTVTRAASDAESGPDAARAARARDAVRAALGISQAFGVAVDSALPAHNGLGSGTQLALAVGVAVARLSGRDLSSREVATLLGRGRRSAIGMEAFEAGGVILDGGKAMANGGGPAPTGPGAPPPLLARLPVPDSWRIILVYDRAREGLSGEAEMKAMATLPPFPPERAAHFCHLMLLKALPALAEGDATSFGTVIGEWQRALGDHYAAAQGGARFLSADVAAAITLLEEEGVPGVGQSSWGPTGFAIVGDPAEAEVRLDTLRRRFASSTNLFFDCVRGNNQGAGLVAL, translated from the coding sequence GTGCGTGCCCCCGCGCGGCTTCATCTTGGCTTTCTCGATCTGGGCGGCGCCGTGGGGCGGCGCTTCGGCAGCCTCGGCATGGCCATCGAGCGGCCGGTGACGGAAGTCACGGTCACTCGCGCAGCCTCGGATGCCGAAAGCGGCCCGGATGCGGCTCGCGCCGCCCGCGCCCGTGACGCGGTGCGCGCCGCCCTCGGCATCAGCCAGGCCTTCGGCGTGGCGGTGGATTCCGCCCTGCCCGCCCATAACGGGCTCGGTTCCGGCACCCAGCTGGCGCTGGCCGTGGGCGTGGCGGTGGCGCGCCTCTCCGGCCGTGATCTGTCCTCCCGCGAAGTCGCGACCCTGCTCGGGCGCGGCCGGCGCTCAGCCATCGGCATGGAAGCGTTCGAGGCCGGCGGGGTCATTCTCGACGGCGGCAAAGCCATGGCCAATGGCGGCGGCCCGGCACCCACCGGGCCGGGCGCGCCCCCGCCCCTCCTCGCCCGCCTGCCCGTGCCGGACAGCTGGCGCATCATCCTCGTCTACGACCGGGCGCGGGAGGGCCTCTCGGGCGAGGCTGAAATGAAGGCCATGGCGACGCTGCCGCCGTTTCCGCCGGAGCGCGCCGCCCATTTCTGCCACTTGATGCTGCTGAAGGCCCTGCCCGCCCTCGCGGAGGGTGATGCAACTTCGTTCGGCACGGTGATCGGCGAATGGCAGCGGGCGCTGGGCGACCATTATGCCGCAGCGCAGGGCGGTGCCCGATTCCTCAGCGCCGACGTGGCCGCCGCCATCACGCTATTGGAGGAGGAAGGCGTTCCGGGCGTCGGCCAAAGCTCTTGGGGACCCACGGGTTTCGCCATCGTGGGCGACCCGGCCGAGGCCGAGGTTCGGCTCGACACCTTGCGCCGGCGCTTCGCATCGTCCACAAACCTCTTCTTTGATTGCGTGCGCGGTAACAATCAGGGCGCCGGTCTCGTCGCCCTGTAG
- a CDS encoding histidine triad (HIT) protein (PFAM: histidine triad (HIT) protein~KEGG: rpa:RPA3140 probable Hit-like protein involved in cell-cycle regulation) — translation MTATPAYDPSNIFAKILRGELPAHKVYEDDKAVAFLDIMPRAPGHTLVIPKNPARNILDIDPEDLAYVAKIAKKVAIAAKAVFAADGVTVQQFNEEAGGQVVFHLHVHVIPRHAGQAMKPAASVMEKPEVLAEHAARLKAALAG, via the coding sequence ATGACCGCAACGCCGGCTTACGACCCCAGCAACATCTTCGCCAAAATCCTGCGGGGCGAGTTGCCGGCGCACAAGGTCTATGAGGACGACAAGGCCGTCGCCTTCCTCGACATCATGCCTCGCGCGCCGGGCCATACCCTCGTCATTCCCAAGAATCCTGCCCGCAACATCCTCGATATCGACCCCGAGGACCTCGCCTATGTGGCGAAGATCGCCAAGAAGGTGGCCATCGCCGCCAAGGCGGTGTTTGCGGCCGATGGCGTCACCGTGCAGCAATTCAACGAGGAAGCTGGCGGCCAGGTGGTGTTCCACCTCCATGTCCACGTCATCCCGCGCCACGCTGGGCAAGCCATGAAGCCGGCCGCGAGCGTCATGGAGAAGCCCGAGGTGCTGGCCGAGCATGCAGCGCGGCTGAAAGCCGCCCTGGCCGGCTGA
- a CDS encoding phosphate ABC transporter, ATPase subunit (TIGRFAM: phosphate ABC transporter, ATPase subunit~PFAM: ABC transporter related~SMART: AAA ATPase~KEGG: nwi:Nwi_0509 phosphate transport system permease protein 1) translates to MSIHTPTDQPPDLSPRASEHATAEAALPAPRSLLARDPAASLPVKLEARHVTFRYGETVALKDVSLGLPEQRVTALIGPSGCGKSTLLRVFNRMYDLYPDQHVEGEVLLDGVNILDPSVDPVPLRARIGMVFQKPTPFPMSIYDNVAIGLRLNEELTPADCEARVEDALRQAALWDEVKDILPQSGLRLSGGQQQRLCIARTIAPHPEVILFDEPCSALDPITTAKIEETMEELKARYTIAIVTHNLQQAARVSDVTGFMYLGELVEFGPTGDLFTRPRDRRTQDYVTGRFG, encoded by the coding sequence ATGTCGATCCACACGCCGACCGATCAGCCGCCCGACCTGTCGCCGCGGGCTTCGGAGCACGCCACAGCGGAGGCGGCGTTGCCGGCGCCCCGCTCCCTGCTTGCGCGCGATCCGGCGGCTTCGCTGCCGGTCAAGCTTGAGGCCCGGCATGTCACGTTCCGCTATGGCGAAACCGTTGCGCTGAAGGATGTCAGCCTCGGCCTTCCAGAGCAGCGGGTGACCGCCCTCATCGGCCCCTCCGGCTGCGGCAAGTCCACGCTGCTGCGTGTGTTCAACCGGATGTACGACCTCTATCCGGACCAGCATGTGGAAGGCGAAGTGCTGCTCGACGGGGTGAACATCCTCGACCCGTCGGTGGATCCGGTGCCGCTCAGGGCGCGCATCGGCATGGTGTTCCAGAAACCCACGCCCTTCCCCATGTCGATCTACGACAATGTGGCCATCGGCCTGCGGCTGAACGAGGAACTGACCCCCGCGGACTGCGAGGCACGGGTGGAGGACGCCCTGCGCCAGGCCGCCTTGTGGGACGAGGTGAAGGACATTCTTCCCCAAAGCGGGCTGCGCCTTTCCGGCGGCCAGCAGCAGCGCCTGTGCATTGCCCGCACCATCGCGCCGCATCCGGAGGTGATCCTGTTCGACGAGCCGTGCTCGGCGCTCGACCCCATCACCACGGCGAAGATCGAGGAGACGATGGAAGAGCTGAAGGCGCGCTACACCATCGCCATCGTCACCCACAATCTGCAGCAGGCGGCCCGCGTGTCCGATGTCACCGGCTTCATGTATCTGGGCGAGCTGGTGGAATTTGGCCCCACCGGCGACCTGTTCACCCGCCCGCGCGACAGGCGCACCCAGGACTACGTCACCGGCCGCTTCGGGTAA
- a CDS encoding transglutaminase domain protein (PFAM: transglutaminase domain protein; transglutaminase domain protein~KEGG: rpd:RPD_2238 transglutaminase-like) produces the protein MRIRIRHEITQRFEPGSRNMAVTVRLTPRSHEGQFILRWTLDLNSDCRLAAQEDAFGNLCHTFSVDGPTDHLSVVAEGEVETQDTTGVMHGTVERFPPSLFLRQTDLTEATPEVVAFAESVRLAEDDPLGQLHALMVALHEKVDEQDGPALSGPLSAAAALEAGKACSGGIAHLFTAAARHLGLPARHISGYLAPEDPEEDAAGDEPKSAGVGAARHWAEAYTPKIGWISFDAGRNLCGTEHYVRLAVALDAMGVAPLRSTGLEVEEEVSALDSRAPQKLAQAQSQVQS, from the coding sequence ATGCGCATCCGCATCCGCCACGAGATCACCCAGCGTTTCGAGCCCGGCAGCCGCAACATGGCGGTGACGGTGCGCCTGACGCCCCGCTCCCACGAGGGCCAGTTCATCCTGCGCTGGACGCTGGATCTCAATTCCGACTGTCGGCTCGCCGCGCAGGAGGACGCCTTCGGCAACCTCTGCCACACTTTCTCGGTGGACGGGCCGACCGACCACCTGAGCGTCGTCGCGGAAGGCGAGGTGGAGACCCAGGACACCACCGGCGTCATGCACGGCACGGTGGAGCGCTTCCCCCCGTCCCTGTTCCTGCGCCAGACCGATCTCACCGAGGCGACGCCTGAGGTGGTCGCCTTCGCCGAGAGCGTGAGGCTGGCCGAGGATGATCCCCTGGGCCAGCTCCACGCCCTCATGGTGGCCCTGCACGAAAAGGTGGACGAGCAGGACGGCCCGGCCCTGAGCGGCCCCCTGAGCGCTGCTGCGGCCCTGGAGGCCGGCAAGGCCTGCTCCGGCGGCATCGCCCATCTGTTTACCGCCGCGGCGCGACATCTGGGGCTGCCGGCGCGGCACATCTCCGGCTATCTCGCACCGGAAGACCCGGAAGAGGACGCGGCAGGAGACGAACCCAAGAGCGCCGGTGTGGGCGCCGCCCGGCATTGGGCGGAGGCCTATACGCCCAAGATCGGCTGGATCTCCTTCGACGCCGGGCGGAACCTGTGCGGCACGGAGCATTATGTGCGCCTTGCCGTGGCTCTCGATGCCATGGGCGTCGCACCGCTGCGCAGCACGGGCCTCGAGGTCGAGGAAGAGGTGAGCGCCCTCGACAGCCGGGCTCCCCAGAAGCTGGCACAGGCCCAGAGCCAGGTTCAGAGCTAG